A region of the Microtus ochrogaster isolate Prairie Vole_2 linkage group LG1, MicOch1.0, whole genome shotgun sequence genome:
GGTCAGTATAATATGGGTCACTGGTGCATTTTTAACCATGTGATCCTATTGATAATGAAATGTTGTCAAAGGTTTAATTTTATCTATTCAAGGTCAACTTGAAATAGATTGTGAATATattacagggttttttttataacatttcttAGAACAGGTCTCTGTcatagtttgaatgaaaatattctcCACAGATTCATAGGGAGTATTACTATTAAAGGTGATgttcttgttggagtaggtgtggccttgttggggaaagATTTTACTGGGGTGAGttttaaggtttcctatgctcaagcaaggcccagtgtctttctttcttcctgttgcaTGCTGTTCCAGATTTAGAGATCCCAGATACCTCTAGACCACATTGCcttcctgcatgccaccatgcccaaccatgatgatgatgatgatctgAACCTTGGAACTGTAATACAGCCCcagtcaaatgttttcctttataggagtttcCTTacagaagaagtcaaactctcactatgtgctgatgatatgatagtttacataggcaactccaaaaattctaccaaggaacttctacaactcataaacactttcagtaatgtagcaggatacaagattgaCTCAAAAAATATCATTAGCCCTCTATTACACAgatgacaaatgggctgagaaaaaaacagagaaacatcaaccTTCACattagccacaaatagcataaaatatctcaaagtaactctaaccaaacaagtgggaCCCTTGtctgacaagaattttaaatctttgaagaaaaaaatataagaagacaccagaaattggaaagatctcccatgctcttgggtagatagaataaacatagtaaaaatggcgattttaccaaaagcaatctacagattcaatgcaatacccatcaaatcccagcaaaattcttcacagacctcacaagaatggtactcaacttcatatagaaaatcaagaaaaacccaagatagccaaaacaattctgttcaataaaagaacttctggaggcaacaccatccctgacttcaaactctactacagagctacagtactgaaaacagcctggtattggcataaaaacaaatagaaggaccaatggaatcaaattgaagaagtaggtattaatccatacacctatgaacacatgatttttgacaaagaagcaaaaaaaaataaaatggaaaaaagcatatttaacaaatggtgctggaataattggatatcaatatgtagatgaatgaaaatagatccatatctatcaccatgcacaaaactcaagtccaaatggatcaaagacctcaacataaagccagccacactgaacctcatagaagacaaagtatgaagtacacttgaacacattggcacaggagaatacttcctaaatagaaccccagtagtacagactcTGACAGAAACAATTGATAAATAGgaccacctgaaactgaaaatcttctgtaaagcaaagggaatggtcagcaagacaaaacaacagcctacagaatgtgagATCtgcaccaaccccacattagacagaggtctgatctctaaaatatagaaagaactcaagaaatttgtcatcaaaagaacaaataccccaaataaaaaatggagtgtagacctaaacagagaactctcaacagagaaatctaaaatggctgaaagacacttaaggaaatgttgaacatccttagtcatcagagaaatgcaaatcaaaacaactctgagattccattttacacctgtaagaatggccaagatcaaaaacactgatgacaacgtATTCTGGAGAGGTttttggggaaagggaacacttctactTTGTTGGTAGGAGtgaaagctggtacagccactttcaaagtcagtatggcaatttctcagaaaattagaaaacaaccttcctcaagacccagcaagaGTTCCTGCGagtttcttcctgctctctgcatctggcctctggcctctagcCACTTCCCTTGTGTCATGGCCCCTAAATGGCAATCTGCGCTTCTGCCTCAGTCCAAGAAACCCAAATCGGCTCCGTCCCCGAAACTGGAGGACAAGTCTGCCTCTCCCGGCCTGCCGAAGGGAGAAAAAATACAGCAAGAAGCAATTGAACACATTGACGaagtacaaaatgaaatagaCAGACTTAATGAACAAGCAAGTGAGGAAATACTAAAAGtagaacaaaaatataacaaactcCGCCAATCGTTTTTTCAGAAGAGGTCAGAATTGATCGCTAAAATCCCAAATTTTTGGGTAACCACATTTGTCAACCATCCACAAGTGTCTGCACTGCTTGGGGAGGAAGACGAAGAGGCTCTGCATTATTTAACCAGAGTTGAAGTAACAGAATTTGAAGACATTAAATCAGGTTAcagaatagatttttattttgttgaaaatccCTACTTCGAAAATAAAGTTCTCTCCAAAGAATTTCATCTGAATGAGAGTGGTGACCCATCCTCAAAGTCCACTGAAATCAAATGGAAATCTGGAAAGGATTTGACAAAACGCTCGAGTCAAACACAGAATAAGGCCAGCAGGAAGAGACAACACGAAGAGCCAGAGAGCTTCTTTACCTGGTTTACTGACCACTCTGATGCAGGTGCAGATGAGTTAGAAGAAGTCATCAAAGATGACATTTGGCCAAACCCCTTGCAGTACTATTTGGTTCCTGATATGGACgatgaagagggagaggcagaagatgatgacgatgatgatgaagaagaagaaggcttgGAAGATCTTGATGAAGAAGGAGATAAAGGTaaaaaagatgaagatgaagatgatgacgaaggggaagaaggagaggaggatgaaggCGAGGATGACTAGCAGAGAAGACTGATGGATTccaactctcttttttattttctttttattaaatttctccagtccctgggaGCAAGTTGCAGTcatttccctcccatccccaatCCCTCTTGTGCTCAGTCGCCCTGTTTCTGAGGTCTCGCTTCTCAATACCATGGTTCTCAACTTATTTTTGGGGAAATGTCTTGAGCAAaatacaatgggaaaagaaagaatctcCACTACTCTGTTctacattcatttttatcttttcttgtctTGAACTGTGGAttcaataccaccaccaccatgctctgtgggaaaaaagaaaagccctccagcccctttggctcagctggaggctggaggctgctaGGCCCCTGTGTAGTAGTGCATAGAATTctagcttttttcctttctctgtatatTGGGCTCAGAGATTACACTGTGTCTATGTGAATACAGACAGTTAGCATTTACCAACATGTATCTGTCTACTTTctcttgtttaataaaaagaaaaaaaagaaaaaagggggggttaGAAGGTCAGCAAGAGTGGGTTTGAGGTGTCGGGGGGGGTAAGTGGGCATAGTGacaacatggcttctcctttggcATGTTTAATTGTGATGTTTAACAGACATCCTTGCAGTTTAAGatgacacttttaaaataaaattctctcctaACGATGACTCGAGCCCTACCACTCAATGGGAGAATCAGCAGAACCTGTAGGGGTTTATTTGGAGTTCACATTCTCtgttgtaactttttaaaattttttttaatttttatttttttggttttcactgGAAGGAAAAGATGCTCATTTTAAATGTTGAAGTGTACAAGTTTCTTTGTTACAATAAAAccaatgtgtacacacatgcacacacaaaaaaaaagacccagcaataccacttttgggtgtatatccaaaggatgttcaatcgtaccacaaggacatgtgctcagctatgtacatagcagcattgtttgtcatagccagaacctggaaacaacctaaatgcccttgaccaaagaatggataaggaaaatatagtacatttacaaaatggagtactacacagcagagcaaaacaatgacatcctaaaatttgcaggcaaatgaatggagctggaaaacattaTCGTAACTGAGATATatcagacagagaaagacaattattacatatactcactcataagtggtttttaaatataaataaaaaacacactacaaaccacaatcccagagaacctagacaaaaatgaggaccccaagagaaatatacatgatctaatctacataggaagtagtaaaagacaataTATCTTAAGTAAATGGTTCAATaagatcaattaaaaatataaactaagtaaaaataagagtttctgtggtcacaATGTCtcatcacagcattagaaaccctaacttagacagaagttggtaccagaacctggtgtattgctgtgattggccTGACCATGGTTTTATTTGGGGAAATGTgaactttgggactttggattaAGAAAGCATCTGAATGTGTTAAGTGGGATTTAGAGGACTATTTAGTAGGAACATGGAATATAATGGTGTCAGCGTGATTTGAACTCTGGTTCAAGtcatttcagaggagaagaatatgtAGTCTTGATAGTCCTGTGCTATTTTGGTGAAGattgtggctgctttctgctcttgttcATAAAAATTTTCTGGCTGTCAGTCCAGATAGCAAGTTCTCAgcttccttttccagcaccatgtctgcctgcttgtcaCCATACTTTCTACCATgttggtaatggactaaacctctgaactgttgcAAACCCACAATTAagagttttcctttataatagcttctgtggtcatgatgtctcctcACAGCTATAGAAATGCTAAGGCAGTCTTTTACtcaatattattgtattttatttgaatacTTAACAAGCTTCTTTAGAACACTGGTTATTACAGTTTTCTCAGGAAGTGGACATGCTGATATTCAAGTTTAAAATGGTACCTGGGATGCAGGTAGCCACAGGGAGCCAGAagatttttatttcccttccttcctggctagAATGTCATGAAAGGGTAGCAGTGATCACAATATTGTAACATCAGGAGCTCAGGCAGTGTGGGTTGGTTAACATGAAAGGGGAAGTGTTCTCTGTGGCTCCTCGACAGTGACTGCTTCCTCAGCTGCACAACTATCTGGGAGACAATGATGCATTTTGAATTCCCTGGTTTTCAGAAACTTTATCAAGTTTTCAATTTTGTGACAAGGAGGCAAAGGCCAAGATTATTTGAACAAAaatgggagttttttttttttttcaaactccaGTAAAAAGATCCAGTGATTTTAAAACTACTGCATTCTCTGGAATCTGAATGTAGGTAGATCACAGATACAACTGGGGTGCTCTTCAGGTCTTTCATACAGTACGGATGTGGTTTAAATAATTACGATCTTGAAACACCTGATATGTAGTTAACACTATTCAAGATTGATAGAGAATTTGTTGTTCACACAAAGCAATACATCTTGGCCCCTAAAGCCCGGTGTTTCTCATCGTTATCAAGCCTGCTGTGAGGTTCAAATATCTCCTTCCAATGCCCCCAAATATTCCCACTGATAGAGTGCTCTGTGAATGATAACTCTGTGGAATGGGAATTGTCAACTGACAGCCTCAGAGCTTCAGTGTTCAGGCTTAAATCTCTTGGTGCAAGTTACTCATAAACCGGGTTCACTTTTAAACATGTAGTCTACATTATTGCTCAGAGTTTTTTCATTTAATGCTTAGTAGGGTCACATGCAGAATGAGATGACAGAgagactcagaaaacaaagctACAATGCTCAAACtatctggaggcaggagagctgTAAATGCATGCAGGGCGTCTTGGGGAAGATGGTGCAAAGTGGTTGTATTAATTGTCAGTCCCAGATTAAACACCTGGGCAAAGGTCCTCAGTGGCGGGAACGAGTTAGTCCAACAAGAAGTAGAAAGCATGGTGGTATGTGCTAGTCCATGAAGTTAGGCGCTCACGGGTTATTACAGCTGATAATATGTGGGTGGGTCAGGAAGGAGGCACAGAACCAGAGTGTGGCTGCACCATAACCTTGAGGTAGAGCCTGGATCCCGTGTTCCAAAAGTCCACAAGTTTTCAAAAACAGCGCTACCAACTGGAGACCAGATGCTCAAACACAAGCCTGCAATCATCATTTTACAATGATGACTCTACTGTGGCAAAGTGCAAGAAGACAGCAATCTCAAAAGGACAATTTAGAACAAAGTGTTTTGAGATTTCAATTAGAggggggaaaggaggcagagtgaatAGAATAGGAAAGCCTGGTTGAACAGGTTCCCATGGCTCTACACTCCAGGGATTAGCCCTCATTTGAACCGAATCTGGCCCTTGTAGATCAAAGCTGAAGAACGTGCCTTTGGGTGAGTTCTCTGCTCTCATTGTGGCCTTCCTAGCTCAGCTCTTGACAGTATCTCCTGCCTAGAGCCATACAGTGTCTTTCAAGCTAGAAACACGCTTCTCATTTAGTTTGTGCCTTTTCTACAACCGAACTTTCCTTATATATCAGGAACTGCACTCACTTATAAATGATGTGAATATTGATCAAATGTGTATATGCAGTTCCTCCAATCAGCTCTCAGCCTTTCTTCAGCTTCAAGGCAAAAATAGCAGTCGACTGCTGTCTTGACTCTTCACTCACAGCCATGTTCGTTATCGATAAAACCActggtttatttacttatttcccAACATGGATCCATGGGACAGAGTTTAATTACACTGATGCAAAATGGAGAAGCCAGAGTTTTTCCACCTTTTtaagcagaacacacacacaatttctttctCCTTATCAGTCTTGGTACACATTTCCTTCCTCAACTGTGCCTGAGATTTCTGTGATGAGAAGAATTATTACCCACAGAGAATATTTGTGGGGATTGTAGACACACAGCAAGgaacatgaacacatatataataaGCTAACACATTTCTAAACGTTTTACTTTGGGGGAAGGGGCTATAGAAGAAACTGTGGGACTAATGGGTCAGCGGCCTATGCAGGGGGTTAATCCTGGCATCCCGTGCTGGATGGAAGGCTTAAAACCCACAGTGCCTGCAGGAATTAAGTCATGGTTGCTGTTGGGGACAGTCTACACCTGTTCCCTCAGGATATGTGTTTATGAAGTAGTTTAAAAACTCTCCCCATACGAATAACAACTGGTTTTTGGATGAtcattgtctctgtctgtctgctcctcatatacttttgtgtctgtgtagtttgacattttttatgtatatCCTTTCTCCCCTAAACACTATGAAGATGAAGGTCAGGAAAGGGCAGCAGTGTCTCACAGTAAACATGTATTTCAGTCTACAGTTTTCCCCAGTGTGTGTTCCATGGCCAACACCCAAGTTTGTCTTAGTATCTCAGAGGAATTCTGGAAGTCTTTTGAGGTTTCAGCTCTGAGTTACCTTTAAAATGAAGGTTTAAAGTTACCTTTAAAAGGAGGATATGGAGAGACAAGATGGCAGTTTCAATCAGCCATACCTTCTTAGTACAATGTGCTCAGTCTCCCTTGCCTAGTGAGGACACAGCATGCACATACCTGCTGTCTGTGATGAGCAGCTTGGCAATGATCACCATCTCACTCCAGTCCTTTGTGAAATGCAGTGAACACAGCTTAACCTACAGAATTCTGCTTTATTATGAGTTCTGATACTCACCACATAGGCTTTGAATATGTCCACCAATTATCAAGTTCACTCAATATCTTTCTTACAGAACTGAAAga
Encoded here:
- the LOC101994505 gene encoding protein SET-like is translated as MAPKWQSALLPQSKKPKSAPSPKLEDKSASPGLPKGEKIQQEAIEHIDEVQNEIDRLNEQASEEILKVEQKYNKLRQSFFQKRSELIAKIPNFWVTTFVNHPQVSALLGEEDEEALHYLTRVEVTEFEDIKSGYRIDFYFVENPYFENKVLSKEFHLNESGDPSSKSTEIKWKSGKDLTKRSSQTQNKASRKRQHEEPESFFTWFTDHSDAGADELEEVIKDDIWPNPLQYYLVPDMDDEEGEAEDDDDDDEEEEGLEDLDEEGDKGKKDEDEDDDEGEEGEEDEGEDD